A genome region from Alteripontixanthobacter maritimus includes the following:
- the mreC gene encoding rod shape-determining protein MreC has protein sequence MASSPSSHAGRRSGHSRRAQFGQFTGYVIAGIGALIGALLLAVSLIRPATFGPVRGEAIDIVEPAAETVAVARSESQGMFEAIGAYYRAGSKNAELRREVELARIKLAEAQAVERQNERLKGLMGLTENDGEAVAIARLIGSSATSSRRIAYLGAGTDEGVRPGMPVRSERGVLGRVLEASSDSARVLLLTDSDSYLPVRRATDDVAAIAQGRGDGLLRVRLINLGLNPLKKGDIFVTSGAGGYYRPGTAVAIVVEVTEDGALARIISDPAATGIVRVDPIYEPEAAELIGEAAAPSVQSNETDN, from the coding sequence ATGGCGTCCTCCCCTTCCAGTCATGCGGGCAGGCGCTCCGGCCATTCGCGCAGGGCGCAATTCGGCCAGTTCACGGGCTATGTGATTGCCGGTATCGGCGCGCTGATTGGCGCACTGCTGCTGGCCGTATCGCTGATCCGCCCGGCCACTTTCGGCCCGGTGCGCGGGGAAGCCATCGACATCGTCGAACCGGCAGCGGAAACCGTGGCGGTCGCTCGCTCCGAAAGCCAGGGCATGTTCGAGGCTATCGGCGCCTATTACCGGGCCGGCAGCAAGAACGCCGAATTGCGCCGTGAAGTCGAGCTTGCGCGTATCAAACTGGCCGAGGCCCAGGCTGTTGAGCGGCAGAACGAGCGGCTAAAGGGCCTCATGGGCCTTACCGAAAACGATGGCGAGGCAGTGGCCATCGCCCGTCTGATCGGATCGAGCGCGACAAGTTCGCGCCGGATTGCCTATCTGGGTGCCGGAACCGACGAAGGTGTGCGACCCGGTATGCCGGTGCGTTCCGAACGCGGTGTGCTTGGCCGCGTGCTCGAAGCCAGCAGCGACAGCGCGCGCGTGCTGCTTCTGACTGACAGCGACAGCTACCTGCCGGTACGCCGCGCTACGGACGACGTCGCTGCCATTGCACAAGGGCGCGGTGACGGCCTGCTACGGGTGCGGCTCATCAATCTGGGACTGAACCCGCTGAAGAAGGGCGACATCTTCGTAACCAGCGGTGCAGGCGGTTACTACCGGCCCGGAACTGCTGTCGCGATCGTCGTCGAAGTAACCGAAGACGGCGCGCTCGCCCGCATAATAAGCGATCCCGCCGCTACGGGGATCGTGCGTGTCGACCCTATCTACGAGCCTGAAGCGGCGGAGCTGATTGGCGAGGCGGCGGCACCATCGGTGCAATCCAACGAAACCGATAACTGA